From Streptomyces durmitorensis, a single genomic window includes:
- a CDS encoding N,N-dimethylformamidase beta subunit family domain-containing protein: MGSEQIRRWESGALAHAVTDPFGQGPLPWLRGAEHYFDDTGQVVPWYVDHAPSPGAQNIPAPRNRTRTNGPRTADDVHGQIKGFASTGAAAPGEAIDFHVTVDPPQQFSVDIYRIGHYGGDGASKITTSPRLSGIVQPPPLTADRTVSCHHWWLSWRLQIPSYWSVGAYVAVLTTVDGYRSHVPFTVRDDHRADLLLLLPDITWQAYNLYPEDGRTGASLYHAWDEKGRLLGESEAAHTVSFDRPYAGAGLPLHVGHAYDFIRWAERYGYDLAYADTRDLHAGRIDPTRYRGLVFPGHDEYWSSNMRRTTEKAREHGTSLVFLSANTMYWQVELGPSPSGVADRLLTCRKRGGPGKPTLWREQDKAEQQLLGIQYAGRVPEPAPLVVRNADHWLWEATGAHEGDEIEGLVAGEADRYFPRTALPEHQGRILLAHSPYEDSDGATRHQESSLYRAPSGALVFASGTFAWSPALDRPGHVDTRVQRATANLLDRICKRD, from the coding sequence ATGGGGTCGGAGCAGATCCGCAGGTGGGAATCGGGCGCCTTGGCGCACGCCGTGACCGACCCCTTCGGCCAAGGGCCTCTGCCCTGGCTCCGAGGCGCCGAGCACTACTTCGACGACACGGGCCAGGTCGTCCCCTGGTACGTCGACCACGCTCCGTCACCCGGCGCGCAGAACATCCCCGCGCCCCGCAACCGCACCCGTACGAACGGCCCCCGCACCGCCGACGACGTGCACGGCCAGATCAAGGGCTTCGCGTCCACCGGCGCCGCGGCCCCCGGCGAGGCGATCGACTTCCACGTGACGGTGGACCCGCCCCAGCAGTTCAGCGTCGACATCTACCGCATCGGGCACTACGGCGGAGACGGCGCCAGCAAGATCACCACGAGCCCGCGCCTCTCCGGCATCGTCCAGCCGCCCCCGCTCACCGCCGACCGCACGGTCTCCTGCCACCACTGGTGGCTCTCCTGGCGTCTGCAGATCCCGAGTTACTGGAGCGTCGGGGCGTACGTGGCGGTGCTCACGACGGTCGACGGCTATCGCTCGCACGTCCCGTTCACGGTCCGCGACGACCACCGGGCCGATCTGCTCCTGCTCCTGCCGGACATCACCTGGCAGGCGTACAACCTCTACCCCGAGGACGGCCGCACGGGCGCCAGCCTCTACCACGCATGGGACGAGAAGGGCCGCCTCCTGGGCGAGAGCGAGGCCGCCCACACGGTCTCCTTCGACCGTCCGTACGCGGGCGCGGGCCTGCCCCTGCACGTGGGCCACGCCTACGACTTCATCCGCTGGGCCGAGCGGTACGGCTACGACCTCGCGTACGCCGACACCCGCGACCTGCACGCGGGCCGCATCGATCCGACCCGCTACCGAGGCCTGGTCTTCCCGGGCCACGACGAGTACTGGTCGTCGAACATGCGCCGCACCACGGAGAAGGCCCGCGAGCACGGCACGTCCCTCGTCTTCCTCTCCGCCAACACGATGTACTGGCAAGTGGAGTTGGGCCCTTCCCCGTCCGGCGTGGCGGACCGCCTGCTGACCTGCCGCAAGCGGGGCGGCCCCGGAAAGCCGACCCTCTGGCGCGAGCAGGACAAGGCCGAACAGCAACTCCTGGGCATCCAGTACGCGGGCCGGGTCCCTGAGCCCGCACCCCTCGTCGTGCGCAACGCCGACCACTGGCTGTGGGAGGCGACCGGCGCGCACGAGGGGGACGAGATCGAGGGCCTGGTCGCGGGCGAGGCCGACCGCTATTTCCCGCGCACCGCGCTCCCGGAGCACCAGGGCCGCATCCTCCTCGCGCACTCTCCGTACGAGGACTCCGACGGCGCCACCCGCCACCAGGAGTCGTCCCTCTACCGCGCGCCCTCCGGCGCCCTGGTCTTCGCCTCGGGCACCTTCGCCTGGTCCCCGGCGCTCGACCGCCCCGGCCATGTGGACACCCGTGTCCAGCGCGCCACGGCCAACCTCCTGGACCGCATCTGCAAACGGGACTGA
- a CDS encoding phosphoribosylaminoimidazolesuccinocarboxamide synthase: MSGFVEKPEPLQVPGLVHVHTGKVRDLYRNEAGDLVMVASDRMSAYDWVLPSEIPDKGRVLTQLSLWWFDQLADLVPNHVISTEVPAGAPADWEGRTTVCKSLAMVPVECVARGYLTGSGLVEYNETRTVCGLALPDGLSDGSELPAPIFTPATKAEVGEHDENVSYEEVARQVGADTAAQLRQATLAVYGRARDIARDRGVILADTKFEFGFEGEDLVIADEVLTPDSSRFWPADSWQPGRAQPSFDKQFVRDWLTSPASGWDRKSEQPPPPLPQDVVDATRAKYIEAYERLTGMAW; encoded by the coding sequence GTGTCCGGATTCGTAGAAAAGCCCGAGCCGCTTCAGGTGCCGGGCCTGGTGCATGTGCACACCGGCAAGGTGCGCGACCTGTACCGGAACGAGGCGGGCGACCTCGTGATGGTCGCGAGCGACCGCATGTCCGCCTACGACTGGGTGCTGCCCTCGGAGATCCCTGACAAGGGCAGGGTCCTCACGCAGCTCTCCCTGTGGTGGTTCGACCAGCTCGCCGACCTCGTCCCGAACCATGTCATCTCCACCGAAGTACCGGCCGGCGCCCCCGCCGACTGGGAGGGCCGCACCACGGTCTGCAAGTCCCTGGCGATGGTCCCGGTCGAGTGCGTCGCCCGCGGCTACCTCACGGGCTCGGGCCTGGTCGAGTACAACGAAACCCGCACCGTCTGCGGCCTCGCGCTGCCCGACGGCCTCAGCGACGGCTCGGAGCTGCCCGCCCCGATCTTCACACCCGCCACGAAGGCGGAGGTCGGCGAGCACGACGAGAACGTGAGTTACGAGGAAGTGGCCCGCCAGGTGGGCGCGGACACGGCGGCCCAGCTCCGCCAGGCGACCCTCGCGGTCTACGGCCGGGCCCGCGACATCGCCCGCGACCGCGGTGTGATCCTCGCCGACACGAAGTTCGAGTTCGGCTTCGAGGGAGAGGACCTCGTCATCGCCGACGAGGTTCTCACCCCGGACTCGTCCCGCTTCTGGCCCGCGGACAGCTGGCAGCCGGGCCGCGCCCAGCCGTCGTTCGACAAGCAGTTCGTCCGCGACTGGCTGACCTCGCCGGCCTCCGGCTGGGACCGCAAGAGCGAGCAGCCGCCGCCCCCGCTCCCGCAGGACGTGGTGGACGCCACGCGCGCCAAGTACATCGAGGCGTACGAGCGTCTGACGGGCATGGCCTGGTAG
- a CDS encoding response regulator transcription factor has translation MSLRVLLADDEHLIRGALAALLALEDDLVVVAEAASGPEALAMARAHRPDVAVLDLEMPGADGVTVATSLRDELPHCRTMIVTSHGRPGHLKRALAVGVRGFVPKTVSAQRLAEIIRTVHAGNRYVDPELAADAISAGDSPLTAREAEVLELAADGAPVAEIAERAALSQGTVRNYLSSAVTKTGAENRHAAVRLARERGWV, from the coding sequence ATGAGCCTGCGTGTGCTGCTCGCCGACGACGAGCACCTCATCCGCGGCGCACTCGCCGCGCTCCTCGCGCTTGAGGACGATCTTGTCGTGGTCGCCGAGGCCGCCTCGGGGCCCGAGGCGCTCGCCATGGCGCGGGCCCACCGGCCCGATGTGGCCGTGCTCGACCTGGAGATGCCGGGCGCCGACGGTGTGACGGTGGCCACATCGCTGCGGGACGAACTGCCGCACTGCCGCACCATGATCGTGACGAGTCATGGCAGACCGGGGCATCTCAAGCGGGCGCTCGCGGTGGGGGTGCGGGGCTTCGTGCCGAAGACCGTGAGCGCGCAGCGCCTCGCCGAGATCATCCGCACCGTTCACGCTGGTAACCGCTATGTGGACCCGGAGTTGGCCGCCGACGCGATCTCCGCCGGGGACTCGCCACTGACCGCCCGCGAGGCCGAAGTGCTCGAACTGGCCGCCGACGGCGCGCCCGTCGCGGAGATCGCCGAGCGGGCCGCGCTGTCCCAGGGGACCGTCCGCAACTACCTCTCGTCGGCCGTCACGAAGACCGGGGCGGAGAACCGTCATGCCGCGGTGCGTCTCGCACGCGAGCGGGGTTGGGTATAG
- a CDS encoding sensor histidine kinase: protein MVGRIRGLKRGWHERSKIEKVEFQSMAMWHAMPWLFFFSWGSVPLGVSLRHETLPLVLGCSLIGVAVLSCVHVNRTLRRSLDHYLKRAEPPRLDLAVAFALMVVVLGLVLALQAVGGVKEETLVLATMFVVMPYGQSLAFAVPIRTFLIRFAVIDTAIVAGFAAVGVRDGRLVGTALLVAFGALVSLLSSRCGAWTLSVMWEADRAREVEARLAVAEERLRFGRDLHDVMGRNLAVIALKSELAVQLAKRGRPEAVDQMVEVQRIAQESQREVREVVRGYREADLAAELAGAQGVLEAAGIDCRVSGSSAGLPVAVQSALGWVVREATTNVLRHGDPQRCDITLAISDDRTTLVVENDGVPEAMPEGSKGSGLAGLRERLAAVDGTLDFASRDGRFRLAAQVPLARPGQDGPRRVRHQEAERVAP from the coding sequence GTGGTCGGCCGAATCCGGGGGCTCAAGCGCGGCTGGCATGAGCGGAGCAAGATCGAGAAGGTCGAGTTCCAGAGCATGGCCATGTGGCACGCCATGCCCTGGCTCTTCTTCTTCAGCTGGGGCTCGGTGCCGCTGGGCGTGAGCCTGCGGCACGAGACACTGCCGCTGGTCCTCGGCTGCTCGCTGATCGGGGTGGCCGTCCTGAGTTGCGTCCACGTCAACCGCACACTGCGCCGCTCCCTCGATCACTACTTGAAGCGCGCGGAGCCACCGCGCCTCGACCTCGCCGTGGCGTTCGCGCTCATGGTCGTCGTGCTGGGCCTCGTGCTCGCCCTGCAGGCCGTGGGCGGGGTCAAGGAGGAGACGCTCGTCCTCGCCACGATGTTCGTGGTGATGCCCTACGGACAGTCGCTGGCCTTCGCCGTTCCGATCCGCACCTTCCTCATCCGGTTCGCCGTGATCGACACCGCGATCGTGGCCGGGTTCGCCGCGGTCGGCGTACGCGACGGGCGGCTCGTGGGCACGGCCCTTCTGGTCGCCTTCGGCGCGCTGGTCTCCCTGCTGTCCTCGCGCTGCGGCGCCTGGACGCTCTCCGTGATGTGGGAGGCCGACCGGGCCCGCGAGGTCGAGGCGCGGCTCGCGGTCGCCGAGGAGCGGCTGCGGTTCGGGCGTGACCTGCACGACGTGATGGGGCGCAACCTCGCCGTCATCGCGCTGAAGAGCGAGCTGGCCGTGCAGCTGGCGAAGCGGGGGCGGCCCGAGGCCGTCGACCAGATGGTCGAGGTGCAGCGGATCGCGCAGGAGTCACAGCGGGAGGTACGGGAAGTGGTGCGGGGGTATCGGGAGGCCGACCTCGCGGCCGAACTCGCCGGTGCGCAAGGAGTCCTTGAGGCGGCGGGGATCGACTGCCGGGTGAGCGGGTCGTCGGCGGGGCTTCCGGTTGCCGTGCAGTCCGCCCTGGGGTGGGTCGTGCGGGAGGCGACCACCAATGTGCTGCGGCACGGGGATCCGCAGCGGTGCGACATCACCCTGGCGATCAGCGACGACCGTACGACGCTGGTCGTCGAGAACGACGGGGTGCCCGAGGCCATGCCGGAGGGCAGCAAGGGGTCCGGCCTCGCCGGGCTCCGGGAGCGGCTCGCCGCGGTGGACGGGACGCTGGACTTCGCGTCACGGGACGGACGGTTCCGCCTCGCCGCACAGGTGCCGCTCGCCCGCCCCGGGCAGGACGGCCCCCGACGGGTCCGCCATCAGGAAGCCGAAAGGGTCGCGCCATGA
- a CDS encoding ABC transporter permease, with product MSGISTATVARAATTTPVGRMRALARAELTLLGRTKGTLFAALFVPLAMPFSLRQVADSMDLKGNGLSIGAVVVPGAIGFSLLFAVYSALVTVFAARREELVLKRLRTGELRDPEILAGAALPSVAIGLTQCVVLAIACAALLDAGAPSAPHLAVIGVLLGLVMFGALGAVTASFSRSVESAQVMAMPLTFASMFGSGLFVPFEVMPDKLAAVCELLPLSPVITLVRGGWTGELSGAETLGALATAVAWTVVSVFAVRRWFRWEPRR from the coding sequence ATGAGTGGCATCAGTACGGCGACGGTGGCGAGAGCCGCGACGACGACCCCCGTGGGGAGGATGCGGGCGCTGGCGCGGGCCGAGCTGACGCTGCTCGGGCGCACCAAGGGGACGTTGTTCGCCGCCCTCTTCGTGCCGCTCGCGATGCCGTTCAGCCTGCGCCAGGTCGCCGACAGCATGGACCTGAAGGGCAACGGGCTCTCCATCGGGGCCGTCGTGGTGCCCGGAGCCATCGGCTTCTCCCTGCTCTTCGCCGTCTACTCCGCGCTGGTCACCGTCTTCGCCGCCCGCCGCGAGGAGCTCGTACTGAAGCGGCTGCGCACCGGTGAGCTGCGGGATCCGGAGATCCTTGCCGGGGCCGCGCTGCCCTCCGTCGCCATCGGCCTGACGCAGTGCGTCGTCCTCGCGATCGCCTGTGCCGCGCTGCTCGACGCCGGGGCGCCGAGCGCACCTCATCTCGCCGTGATCGGCGTGCTCCTCGGCCTGGTGATGTTCGGCGCCCTCGGCGCGGTCACCGCCAGTTTCAGCAGGTCCGTGGAGTCGGCGCAGGTCATGGCCATGCCCCTGACGTTCGCGTCGATGTTCGGCTCGGGCCTGTTCGTCCCCTTCGAGGTCATGCCCGACAAGCTCGCAGCGGTCTGCGAGCTCCTTCCGCTGAGCCCGGTGATCACGCTGGTGCGCGGCGGCTGGACCGGGGAGCTCTCCGGGGCCGAGACGCTCGGCGCCCTGGCGACCGCTGTGGCCTGGACCGTGGTCTCGGTGTTTGCTGTACGACGGTGGTTCCGCTGGGAACCCCGGCGTTGA
- a CDS encoding ABC transporter ATP-binding protein, which translates to MTDQVIDVTDLRRVYGGGFEAVRGVSFSVGRGELFALLGTNGAGKTSTLELLEGLAAPAGGRVRVLGHDPYAARGAVRHRIGVMLQEGGFPSELTVTETVRMWAGCTSGARPAAEALEIVGLGKRAGVRVKMLSGGEKRRLDLATALIGRPEVLFLDEPTTGLDAEGRRETWELVRALRDNGTTVLLTTHYLEEAENLADRLAIMHEGRIAAEGRVADVVAQQPSQVSFELPTGYFVGDLPPLGELGVSDHEVVGQRVRLRTHELQRAATGLLLWARDANVELGRLDVRAASLEEAFLRIARDAEGAADAAGVAGVARKETVA; encoded by the coding sequence ATGACTGACCAAGTGATCGACGTGACCGATCTGCGGCGCGTGTACGGGGGCGGTTTCGAGGCGGTCCGGGGAGTCTCGTTCTCCGTCGGACGAGGTGAGCTCTTCGCACTGCTCGGGACCAACGGCGCCGGCAAGACCTCCACCCTCGAACTCCTCGAAGGGCTCGCCGCACCCGCCGGGGGGCGGGTGCGGGTGCTCGGGCACGATCCGTACGCCGCGCGGGGTGCCGTGCGCCACCGGATCGGTGTGATGCTCCAGGAGGGCGGCTTTCCCTCCGAACTGACGGTCACGGAGACCGTGCGGATGTGGGCGGGGTGCACCAGCGGCGCCCGTCCCGCCGCGGAGGCCCTGGAGATCGTGGGGCTCGGCAAGCGGGCCGGCGTACGCGTGAAGATGCTGTCCGGGGGTGAGAAGCGGCGGCTCGATCTCGCGACGGCGCTCATCGGCCGGCCCGAGGTGCTCTTCCTCGACGAACCGACGACCGGACTCGACGCCGAAGGGCGCCGCGAGACCTGGGAGTTGGTGCGGGCCCTGCGCGACAACGGCACGACCGTGCTGCTCACCACGCACTACCTCGAAGAGGCCGAGAACCTCGCCGACCGGCTCGCGATCATGCACGAGGGGCGGATCGCTGCCGAGGGACGGGTCGCCGACGTGGTGGCACAGCAGCCCTCGCAGGTCTCCTTCGAACTGCCCACCGGGTACTTCGTCGGGGATCTGCCGCCGCTGGGCGAGCTCGGCGTGAGCGACCACGAGGTGGTCGGGCAGCGGGTCCGGCTGCGTACGCACGAATTGCAGCGGGCGGCCACGGGGCTGCTGCTGTGGGCGCGGGACGCGAACGTCGAACTCGGCCGGCTCGACGTACGGGCGGCTTCGCTGGAGGAGGCGTTCCTGCGCATCGCGCGGGACGCCGAGGGTGCCGCGGATGCGGCTGGTGTGGCCGGTGTGGCGCGGAAGGAGACGGTGGCATGA
- a CDS encoding histone-like nucleoid-structuring protein Lsr2 produces the protein MAQRVVVTLSDDIDGGDAAETIAFGLDGRSYEIDLNQTNAKKLRKALAPYLDAARKQSKSGKAFKHTTVAANPAAVRAWARSHQMDVPPRGRIPKKVYEAFEAAN, from the coding sequence GTGGCGCAGCGTGTCGTGGTCACTCTCTCTGACGACATCGACGGCGGGGATGCGGCGGAGACGATCGCCTTCGGTCTTGACGGCAGGTCGTACGAGATCGACCTCAATCAAACCAATGCCAAGAAACTGCGCAAGGCACTTGCCCCGTACCTGGACGCCGCCCGCAAGCAGTCCAAGTCCGGCAAGGCCTTCAAGCACACGACGGTGGCCGCGAACCCGGCGGCCGTACGCGCCTGGGCCCGCTCGCACCAGATGGACGTGCCGCCGCGCGGCCGCATCCCGAAGAAGGTCTACGAAGCCTTCGAGGCGGCCAACTGA
- the purS gene encoding phosphoribosylformylglycinamidine synthase subunit PurS: MARVVVDVMLKPEILDPQGQAVQRALPRLGFKGIADVRQGKRFELEVDGPVDDAALARIHEMAETFLANTVIEDFFVKVEEEK; the protein is encoded by the coding sequence GTGGCACGCGTCGTAGTCGACGTCATGCTCAAGCCGGAGATCCTCGACCCCCAGGGCCAGGCGGTGCAGCGTGCACTGCCGCGCCTCGGATTCAAGGGGATCGCCGACGTACGTCAGGGAAAGCGCTTCGAACTCGAGGTGGACGGGCCCGTCGATGACGCGGCCCTCGCCCGTATCCACGAGATGGCGGAAACCTTCCTCGCCAACACCGTGATCGAGGACTTCTTCGTAAAGGTGGAGGAAGAGAAGTGA
- the purQ gene encoding phosphoribosylformylglycinamidine synthase subunit PurQ: MTARIGVVTFPGTLDDRDTQRAVRVAGAEAVPLWHRDKDLKQVDAVVLPGGFSYGDYLRAGAISRFSPVMESVIEQAKAGMPVLGICNGFQVLTESHLLPGAMLKNNHLHFICRDQKLRVETADTAWTADYAAGQEISVPLKNIDGRYVADERTLDMLEAEGRVVFRYLDVNPNGSLRDIAGVSNAAGNVVGLMPHPEHAVEPLVGTGGTDGLGFFTSILKKLVNV, translated from the coding sequence GTGACTGCTCGAATCGGAGTCGTCACTTTCCCCGGAACGCTCGACGACCGCGACACCCAGCGCGCCGTCCGCGTCGCCGGCGCCGAAGCCGTGCCGCTCTGGCACCGGGACAAGGACCTGAAGCAGGTCGACGCCGTGGTGCTTCCCGGTGGATTCTCGTACGGCGACTATCTGCGGGCCGGGGCCATTTCACGGTTTTCGCCCGTCATGGAGTCGGTCATCGAGCAGGCGAAGGCCGGTATGCCGGTTCTCGGCATCTGCAACGGCTTCCAGGTGCTCACCGAGTCGCACCTGCTGCCCGGCGCGATGCTGAAGAACAACCACCTGCACTTCATCTGCCGCGACCAGAAGCTGCGCGTGGAGACGGCCGACACCGCCTGGACCGCCGATTACGCGGCCGGCCAGGAGATCTCCGTACCGCTGAAGAACATCGACGGCCGTTACGTCGCCGATGAGCGGACCCTGGACATGCTCGAGGCCGAGGGGCGGGTCGTCTTCCGCTACCTGGACGTGAATCCGAACGGGTCGCTGCGCGACATCGCCGGTGTCTCGAACGCCGCGGGCAACGTCGTGGGCCTCATGCCGCACCCCGAGCACGCCGTCGAGCCGCTGGTCGGGACCGGTGGCACGGACGGCCTGGGATTCTTCACCTCGATCCTGAAGAAGCTGGTCAACGTCTGA
- the purL gene encoding phosphoribosylformylglycinamidine synthase subunit PurL produces MTLDTVKHAAETPEVKLPWAELGLKEDEYARVREILGRRPTGAELAMYSVMWSEHCSYKSSKVHLRQFGEKAPENDAMLVGIGENAGVVDVGNGYAVTFKVESHNHPSYVEPYQGAATGVGGIVRDIIAMGARPVAVVDPLRMGAADHPDTKRVLPGVVAGIGGYGNCLGLPNIGGELVFDACYQGNPLVNAGAIGVMRHEDIHLAKASGPGNKVILYGARTGGDGIGGASILASETFDDTKPSKRPAVQVGDPFQEKLLIECTLEAFAEKLVVGIQDLGAAGLSCATSELASNGSGGMRVELDDVPLRDSTLTPEEILMSESQERMCAVVEPEKVERFLAICEKWDVIATVVGEVTDGDRLEIFWHGEKIVDLDPRTVAHDGPVYERPYARPKWQDALQADDANKLARPASSDELREQVLAVVASPNQASKAWVTDQYDRFVQGNTVLAQPEDSGMVRIDEKTGLGVALANDGNGRYSKLDPYAGAQLALSEAYRNVAATGAKPLAVSDCLNFGSPEDPDVMWQFAETTRGLADACQILGTPVTGGNVSLYNQTGEAAIHPTPVVSVLGVIDDVARRTPIAFAEEGQLLYLLGDTTEEFGGSAWSQVVHDHLGGLPPKVDLERERLLAEILISGSRDGMIDAAHDLSDGGLAQAVAESCLRGGKGARLVVPDGLDAFTLLFSESAGRAVVSVPRSEELRFTDMCGARGLPATRIGVVDGDAVELQGEFTLTLGEIREAHEGTLPGLFA; encoded by the coding sequence ATGACTCTGGACACCGTCAAGCACGCCGCCGAGACCCCCGAGGTCAAGCTGCCCTGGGCCGAACTGGGCCTGAAGGAAGACGAGTACGCGCGCGTACGCGAGATCCTGGGCCGCCGTCCCACCGGCGCCGAGCTCGCCATGTACTCCGTCATGTGGTCCGAGCACTGCTCGTACAAGAGCAGCAAGGTCCACCTGCGCCAGTTCGGCGAGAAGGCCCCCGAGAACGACGCGATGCTCGTCGGCATCGGCGAGAACGCCGGTGTCGTCGACGTCGGCAACGGCTATGCGGTCACCTTCAAGGTCGAGTCGCACAACCACCCCTCGTACGTCGAGCCCTACCAGGGCGCGGCCACCGGTGTCGGCGGCATCGTCCGCGACATCATCGCGATGGGCGCACGCCCGGTCGCGGTCGTGGACCCGCTGCGGATGGGCGCCGCCGACCACCCCGACACGAAGCGTGTCCTGCCGGGTGTCGTCGCGGGCATCGGCGGCTACGGCAACTGCCTGGGCCTGCCGAACATCGGCGGCGAGCTCGTCTTCGACGCCTGCTATCAGGGCAATCCGCTGGTCAACGCCGGTGCGATCGGTGTGATGCGGCACGAGGACATCCACCTCGCGAAGGCCAGCGGCCCCGGCAACAAGGTCATCCTCTACGGGGCCCGCACCGGCGGCGACGGCATCGGCGGTGCCTCGATCCTGGCGAGCGAGACCTTCGACGACACCAAGCCGTCGAAGCGTCCCGCCGTCCAGGTCGGCGACCCCTTCCAGGAGAAGCTCCTCATCGAGTGCACCCTGGAGGCCTTCGCCGAGAAGCTGGTCGTGGGTATTCAGGACCTCGGTGCGGCCGGACTTTCCTGTGCGACCTCCGAGCTGGCGTCCAACGGCTCCGGCGGCATGCGCGTCGAGCTCGACGACGTACCGCTTCGCGACTCCACGCTCACTCCCGAGGAGATCCTCATGAGTGAGTCGCAGGAGCGCATGTGCGCGGTCGTCGAGCCGGAGAAGGTCGAGCGCTTCCTCGCCATCTGCGAGAAGTGGGACGTCATCGCCACCGTCGTCGGTGAAGTGACCGACGGCGACCGGCTTGAGATCTTCTGGCACGGCGAGAAGATCGTCGACCTCGACCCGCGCACCGTCGCCCACGACGGCCCGGTCTACGAGCGCCCCTACGCGCGGCCGAAGTGGCAGGACGCCCTCCAGGCGGACGACGCCAACAAGCTGGCCCGCCCGGCGAGTTCGGACGAGCTGCGCGAGCAGGTCCTCGCGGTCGTCGCGTCGCCGAACCAGGCCTCCAAGGCGTGGGTGACGGACCAGTACGACCGTTTCGTGCAGGGCAACACGGTGCTCGCGCAGCCCGAGGACTCCGGCATGGTCCGCATCGACGAGAAGACCGGCCTCGGTGTCGCCCTCGCCAACGACGGCAACGGCCGCTACTCGAAGCTCGACCCGTACGCCGGCGCGCAGCTCGCCCTGTCGGAGGCGTACCGCAACGTCGCCGCGACCGGCGCCAAGCCGCTCGCCGTGTCGGACTGCCTGAACTTCGGTTCGCCCGAGGACCCGGACGTCATGTGGCAGTTCGCCGAGACCACCCGTGGCCTCGCCGACGCCTGCCAGATCCTGGGCACCCCGGTGACCGGCGGCAATGTCTCCCTCTACAACCAGACCGGTGAGGCGGCGATCCACCCGACGCCCGTCGTCTCCGTCCTCGGTGTGATCGACGACGTCGCGCGGCGCACGCCGATCGCCTTCGCCGAAGAGGGCCAGCTGCTCTACCTCCTCGGTGACACCACCGAGGAGTTCGGCGGCTCGGCCTGGTCGCAGGTCGTCCACGACCACCTCGGCGGGCTTCCCCCGAAGGTCGACCTGGAGCGTGAGCGGCTGCTCGCCGAGATCCTGATCTCGGGCTCGCGCGACGGCATGATCGACGCGGCGCACGACCTCTCGGACGGCGGCCTCGCGCAGGCCGTCGCCGAGTCCTGCCTCCGCGGCGGGAAGGGCGCGCGCCTGGTCGTCCCGGACGGTCTGGACGCGTTCACCCTCCTGTTCTCCGAGTCGGCGGGGCGCGCGGTCGTCTCCGTGCCGCGGAGCGAGGAGCTGCGCTTCACCGACATGTGCGGGGCGCGGGGCCTTCCCGCGACGCGCATCGGTGTGGTCGACGGTGACGCCGTGGAGCTGCAGGGCGAGTTCACGCTGACGCTCGGCGAGATCCGCGAGGCGCACGAGGGAACCCTTCCGGGGCTCTTCGCCTGA
- a CDS encoding ArsR/SmtB family transcription factor: protein MDLEERVAELERRMAELESAGASTPAVGEGDFWALEALKARLPEARVPDGAVVFTGAVRVPTGERYEWQYGHTTEQLLGDDWSEAAESFAALGHPVRLRLLREILGGRRTAAELAELEEIGTTGQIYHHLRQLTGAGWLHATGRGRHEVPAGRVVPLLVVLSASRP, encoded by the coding sequence ATGGATCTGGAAGAGCGCGTCGCCGAGCTGGAACGGCGCATGGCGGAGCTGGAGAGCGCGGGGGCCAGTACGCCAGCCGTGGGCGAGGGTGACTTCTGGGCCCTGGAGGCGCTGAAGGCCCGACTGCCCGAGGCGCGGGTCCCGGACGGCGCCGTCGTGTTCACCGGAGCGGTGCGCGTGCCGACGGGCGAGCGGTACGAGTGGCAGTACGGCCACACCACCGAGCAGCTCCTCGGTGACGACTGGTCCGAGGCCGCGGAGTCGTTCGCCGCGCTCGGGCATCCCGTGCGGCTGAGGCTCCTGCGGGAGATCCTCGGCGGCCGGCGCACCGCGGCCGAGCTCGCGGAACTGGAAGAGATCGGCACGACCGGCCAGATCTACCACCACCTGCGCCAACTGACCGGCGCGGGCTGGCTGCACGCCACGGGGCGCGGGCGGCACGAGGTTCCCGCGGGGCGGGTCGTCCCGCTGCTCGTGGTGCTCTCCGCCTCGCGGCCCTGA